In Phoenix dactylifera cultivar Barhee BC4 chromosome 11, palm_55x_up_171113_PBpolish2nd_filt_p, whole genome shotgun sequence, the following are encoded in one genomic region:
- the LOC120112477 gene encoding uncharacterized protein LOC120112477 isoform X2 codes for MEASSAVFFFSVKPLLPFNLCSSSPSSSSSSSSPRHLLVVNFKPRTIKSLMFPPSSRGSLSLSPPFAVAEALEQVADTSDSPRGASHKIDKNGRFCSPRAARELALKESIVRPNVSPSFSSESSFLGFFGDKVDGAS; via the exons atggaaGCGAGCTCCGccgttttcttcttctccgtAAAACCCCTTCTCCCTTTCAACCTCTGCagctcttctccctcctcctcctcttcttcttcttctccgagACATCTCCTCGTCGTAAACTTCAAGCCAAGAACTATAAAATCGCTGATGTTTCCTCCGTCTTCTCGAGGTTCTCTTTCCCTTTCGCCACCCTTCGCCGTTGCTGAAGCCTTAGAGCAAGTAGCAGACACTTCGGATTCTCCGAGAGGGGCGTCGCACAAAATCGACAAGAACGGGAGATTTTGCAGCCCGAGAGCTGCACGAGAGCTTGCTCT CAAGGAATCTATCGTTAGGCCAAATGTTTCTCCTTCCTTTAGCTCCGAATCATCCTTTCTAGGGTTTTTCGGTGACAAG GTTGATGGTGCTAGTTAA
- the LOC120112477 gene encoding uncharacterized protein LOC120112477 isoform X3: protein MEASSAVFFFSVKPLLPFNLCSSSPSSSSSSSSPRHLLVVNFKPRTIKSLMFPPSSRGSLSLSPPFAVAEALEQVADTSDSPRGASHKIDKNGRFCSPRAARELALKESIVRPNVSPSFSSESSFLGFFGDKA, encoded by the exons atggaaGCGAGCTCCGccgttttcttcttctccgtAAAACCCCTTCTCCCTTTCAACCTCTGCagctcttctccctcctcctcctcttcttcttcttctccgagACATCTCCTCGTCGTAAACTTCAAGCCAAGAACTATAAAATCGCTGATGTTTCCTCCGTCTTCTCGAGGTTCTCTTTCCCTTTCGCCACCCTTCGCCGTTGCTGAAGCCTTAGAGCAAGTAGCAGACACTTCGGATTCTCCGAGAGGGGCGTCGCACAAAATCGACAAGAACGGGAGATTTTGCAGCCCGAGAGCTGCACGAGAGCTTGCTCT CAAGGAATCTATCGTTAGGCCAAATGTTTCTCCTTCCTTTAGCTCCGAATCATCCTTTCTAGGGTTTTTCGGTGACAAG GCGTGA